CCATACTCATATCTATCCCGGCCATAACGGCAATACGAACCGCATCACGTTTTGATTCGGCCACTTTATGTCTGGTGTACAGATAAATAATATCTTTCCAGTCGGTTACAACCACTCCAGAAAAACCCAGTTCTTTTTTAAGAATATCTGTAATTAAATGTTTACTCGCATGTACAGGAGTTCCGTTTATTTCACCTGAACTTACCATTACGCTTTTTGCGCCGGCATTAATTGCAGCCTGATAAATCGTTAAATCATATTGCCTTAAAATTCTTTCCGGAATAATGCTTGGAGTTCTGTCTTTTCCTGTTGTTGTGCTTCCGTAACCTATATAATGTTTCATGCAGGAAGCCACACTGTATTTTGAACCTACATTATTATTTCCTTCGAAACCATCGACTAAAGCAACGGCCATTTTTGATGACAAATAAGCATCTTCTCCAAAGGATTCCCACATTCTTGACCAGGCTGGATTTCTTGGAAAATCTAAATCTGGCGAAAACACCCACGGAATTGAGGAAGCTCTGGTTTCATAAGCCGAAATTGCTGCTCCGCGTTTTACCAAATCGGTATTAAAAGTCGCGGCTAAACCTATTTGCTGCGGAAATAATGTTGCTCCGGCTGAATAACTTGCACCATGAATCGCATCGATACCATAAAGCACAGGAATTTTAAGTCTGGTTTTATTAGCCTCGTTTGTAATGGCCTGCATGGTTTCCTGCCATCTTTTTAAAGTGGGAGCTCCCGGATTTGGCACGTTTAATATCGAACCAATATGATAATCCTGAATTCCCTGCTTTAATTTTGCAGCATCGAAATAACCCGATTTTTTGGTATCTTCAAAAATTGTTACCGTAATCTGGGTCATCTGCCCTACTTTTTCTTCGAGCGTCATTTTTGATACTAATTCAGAAACTTTAGCATCAATTTCTGCTTTGTTATTTTTAACCTGCTGGCTCCAGACTGCTCCGCAGAGAAGGAACATCAGCACAAAAAACTTTATATTTTTCATTTTATACTTTTAATATTAATACCAAATAAAATCTTAGTATACCAGTGTCTGCATGGCATGTGCCGGTATGGTAATCGTATATTTTTGAGAATTAATGGTTATGGCGTAAACGATACCTTTATCTTCCTGGTTCATGATTATTGTGGCAGTCTTGCCGTCAGGATTTTTAAATGAAGTACTCAGCAGTTTCTTGTTACTTACTGTTTCATTTATCCTTTTAGCATCGGGACGAATAAATTTTGAAAAATGTCCTATGTAATAATACATAGGTGTATAAATCAGCTGTCCGGAATTGGTATCGGCATGAATGGGTGCAAAACAAAAATTGCCAACATGATTTGGACCTCCTTTTTGATCCAGAAGAATATTCCAGTCTGTCCAGCCCACTGTTCCATTATTGAAATCGTTAATCATATTAAGGCCGTAACGTTCTGCATTGACCCAGAACTGATATTTTGATGCGTCAAATTTTTCGATGCAGCCTTCTGTAAAAATCAGATTTTTGTTCGGGAAAGTTTCATGAACTTTGGCAACCGATTCAAATTTTGGCGTACCTCCATTCCATGTTTCATACCAGTGAAAACCAATTCCCCATGCATATTTTGAAACTTCAGGATCAGAGAAAACCAGTTGTGCTCTTTTCTCTAACATATCGCCGCGGTTATGATCCCAGATTATAATCTTTTTCGAACCTAATCCGTCTTTTTCTAAGGTTGGTCCTAAGAAATTTTTCAGAAAATCTCTTTCGGCTTCGGGCGTATAAATGCAGGATTCCCAACGCTGTTTTGCCATAGGCTCATTCTGGATGGTTAATCCCCAAATTGGGATTCCTTCTTTTTCGTATTCTTTTATAAATTTAGCATAATAATCTGCCCACGACTGAGCAAATTCAGGCAATAAAATACCGCCGTTCAAAATATCATTATTGTCTTTCATGAAAGCTGGGGGACTCCATGGACTAACAAATAAAGTTAATTTCCCGCCGGCATTTTCAATTGCTTTTTTAAGTAATGGTATTCTGTATTTTCTGTCGTGATCGATACTAAACGTTTTTAGTTCTTTATCGCCTTCACGAACATAGGTGTAACTTTCACTGCTAAAATCACAGCTGTGAATAGTTGTTCTGGCAAGCGAATATCCTATTCCCTTATTTTTGTCATAATAAGCTGTTAGAAATTCCTGCTGTTTATCTGCAGGTAACTTTGCAAAAACTTCGGCACTTGCGTCTGTTATTGCACCGCCGATTCCAAGGAAAGTCTGAAAAGTTTTATCCGGATTTATTTCTATAAAAACTGTTGCATTGGCTGCAGATTTATTCGAAATCAAATCATTTGAAAGGGATAATCTTAAATTTGAATTTTCGGCCGTTGTATAAACTTCTAATTTTTTATTTGAAACAGCTGCAATGCTTTCTACAGTTGTATTCTTTGACGGAGGACCGCTGAGTTGTAAAATTAGTGCCGATGTCAGCAGTATGCTTTTTGTTGATATCATAACCCTTGAAAATATTAATACACCAGCGTTTGAATAGCGTGAGCCGGAATTTTAACCACTGTTTTTTCTGAAGCAATAATAAAATTGTATGTTATTTCATTATCTGTATGATTCATTACGATGGTTGCCATTTTGCCATTAGTATTTAAAAATGATGTGCTTAATAAATAACTTCTGCTTACTGACGAACTTACACGAACTGCATTTGGACGAATGAATTTTGAAAAATGTCCTATGTAATAATACGATGGTGTGTAAATTAATTCCCCCGTTGTAGTGTCGGCATGAAGAGGTGCAAAACAAAAATTGCCCACATGGTTAGGTCCTCCAAACTGGTCTAACAGAATATTCCAGTCTGTCCAGGCAACGGTTCCGTTATTAAAATCATTTATCATCGAAGTTCCGTAGCGTTCTGCGTTTGGCCAGAATTGGTATTTGGCAGCATCAAATCTTTCGACACATCCTTCTGTAAACATTAGTTTTTTATCAGGATAAGCTTCGTGTACCCGGGCCACATTTTCAAACATTGGCTGTGCGCCTGTCCAGGTTTCATACCAGTGAAAACCTAATCCCCATACATATTTTGAAGCTTCGGGATCTGAGAAAATAACATTTGCTCTCTGAACCATTAAATCTCTGTTATGATCCCATGCAATAATTTTTACATCGCCAAGTCCTTCTTTTTTAAGAGTTGGCCCTAAGTAGTTTTTTATATAATCTCTTTCTTCCTCTGCTGTATACAAACAAGATTCCCATGTTTGAGTTGCCATTGGTTCATTTTGTACCGATGTTCCCCAGATTGGAATGCCTTCTTTATTATACGCTTTTATAAATTTTGCATAAAAATTTGCCCACGGCTGGTAGAATTCAGGCAGTAATTTTCCGCCTTTAAGTACGCTTTTATTGCTTTTCATAAATGCGTTTGGCGACCATGGCGTGGCATAAGTCAGCAATTTTCCGCCAGCTGTTTTTATAGCCTCTTTAATTAGCGGGATTCTGTATTTTCGATCATGATCAATTGAAAAAGTTTTCAAATCTTTGTCGCCTTCTTCGATATAGGAATAGCTTCCACTGCTAAAATCAGAGCTTTGAATCGTTGTTCTTAGCAATGAATACCCAATTCCTTTTTGAGTATCGTAATAGGCGTTTAAAAATTCGGTTTGTTTTTCTTTGGATAATTTTGCGAAAATCTCAGCACTGGCATCGGTTACGGCACCTCCAATCCCTATAAAGGTCTGGAATTTTTTAGATGGTTCTACAAAAACTGAAATTTCAGTTTCAACCGGCTGTGTCGATGCTGTAAAACTTAAATTGTCTGTTGCAGTTAATTTTAAATTCGTATTGGCAGCAGTGGTGTAAACGGTTATTTTTTTATTGGCTGTTGTAAATTTCTGAACCTGTTTTTTGTGTGTGTTTTGTGAAAAAACAGATAAAGAGAAACATAAACAAGTTGTGATAATAAATTTCATTTTTTTCATTGTATATGTTTTTGGTCTATAGGCTTTTTTGAATTATTTTTCTTGTAAATTAAGACAGGACTGATTTAAAAATAGCCCATAATCAAAAAGAATATGGGCTATTCTGACAACCAAACTTAAACTTAACTCAAAATTATAATCATACTAAATGGTTTGAAAAACTAACATTTCGGTTCACTGCGTATGATTTTATGTGTTTTAGATTCAATTAATTATCGTATTGATCGTTCTGAACCATTTTAGTGTTATTAAATTCACTGTACGGAATTGGGAAAGCTTCATTTTTACCTACTGTAAATCCTTTAAATGCTAACTTCGCTCCTGCCTGACCTGTTCTTACCAAGTCAAACCAACGGTGTCCTTCGCCTGCAAGTTCCAATCTTCTTTCTGCATAAATAGCATCAAGAGAAACTGGCACAGAACCTAAACCAACTCTCGCTCTTACAGCATCTAAAAGTGCCTGAGCTCTTGCTCCTGTCCCTCCAAGTGCTTCGGCTTCTAACAAATAGGTATCAGCCAGACGGATCACATAGGTATTGATTCCAAAGTTCAGGAACGGGTTTGTTGCTTTAATATCAGCATTTACTGCCGCATATTTTATAAAATGGTACCCTGTTTCGTTATAACTATCCGTAAATGTTATCTGCTTTGCTGCTTTTGCTGCATTTGCATCAAAAATAGTAGACGCGAAACGAGGATCTGTTTTAAGGGCATTCGCTAAATCTGTAGTCACGACGATGAATCCCCAGCCGTTGATGTAGTCAGGAAGACCCGCTGCTTTTCCGGCATCTGTTCTGGAATAATCGCGCATCCCCATTAACTGAGCGGCAACATTTCCTTCATCATCACCTCTTTCAAAATTACCCCAGTCAGCATTTGATTTATCTGAATACGTAATTTCAAAAATAGATTCGGTATTGAATTTATTGCTGTGATTCCATAAATCTGCAAAGCTGCCTAACAGTTTGTAACCGTAGCTGCTTGTTCCGCCCGGAGTTGGACCGTTTACTTTAGCCAGCTCGGCAGCTGCTTCGCTCTTTTTGTTATCATATAAATAGATTTTACCTAAAAGGGCAATAGCCGCGCCTTGTGAAAAACGACCTGATTCATTTGATGGAATCGTAACAGGAAGATCGTTAATAGCTTCTCTTAAATCTTTTTCCATCTGTGCATAAACTGCTTCAGGGGCAACCTGTACTACTAACGGAATTTCATCTTTAGTAAGCGGTGTCAAGATCAGCGGAATTTTTTTGAATATTCTAACAAGATCAAAATAGTAATAAGCACGTAAGGCTTTTACCTCTGCCATGAATCTTGCTTTTTTTGTTGCATCCATTGGAATTTCTGGCAGTTTCTGGATCATCACATTACATCTCGCCACACCTTTGTAATAATCTGCCCAGATAGCAGGCGGAATATTAAACTGGCTCACCGTGTAATTTGATGCTACCTGAAGACCCGGCTGGTCACCGGAGTTACCTCCTCCTGCATAAAAATCATCCGATGCAGAATTCAGAAACAATAATGGTGCATTTTCCATTGCTCCGGCAAACTTTCCTAATTTATCATAAGCAGCAACTAAACCAGAGTATGCTTCTGTTTCGTTTCTGTAAAAATCTTGTTCGAGCACAACTCCGTCTCCTTTTACTTCCAATTTTTCATCGGTATCGCAGGCTCCAAGTGTTAATAACACGCCGCAGGCGATTAATGAATGTTTAAAACTTATAAGTTTCATAATATTTTCTTTTTTAATTAAAATTGCAAATTAACTCCTAACATGTATGATTTTGCCTGAGGATAATACCCTCTGTCAACACCTTGTACATTATCCATGTTAGCGGCAGTAGGTCCTCCAATTTCCGGATCGAAACCACTATATTTTGTAATAGTGAAAAGGTTTTCTCCTGTTACATACAATCTCACTTTTGTTAAAGAGATTTTGCTGATTAAATCTGTTGGAAGAGAATATCCAAGCTGAATCGTTTTGAATCTGAAGAAATCTCCTTTTTCTAAATTAAAATCAGATGGATTACTAAAGTTTTTATTTGCATCATCAGTTGTAACTCTTGGATAGCTGTTTGTTGATCCCGGTCCTGTCCAACGACCTAAAACATCTGTCTGATAGTTGGCATTGATAATATCTAATCTTCTTAATCCCTGATAGATCATGTTTCCTCCTGCTCCCTGACCGAAAACCAATAAGTCAATTCCTTTGTAATCTAAATTAAGTGTAAAACCATACGTAAATTTTGGTAAAGATGTTCCTAAGAAGGCTCTGTCTTCCCCGCCAATCTGACCGTCTCCGTTTAAATCCTGCCAACGGAAATCTCCCGGTTTAGCATTTGGCTGAATCAAACCTCCTGAAGCATTTTTGTATGCGTTAACTTCTTCAACACTCTGGAAAACTCCATTTGTTTTAAATCCGTAGAAAGAGTTGTAAGCCTGACCCACCTGAGTTCTGTTAATTTCATAAGAGCTTGACTGAACTGTTTCATCTCCAGCAAGAAAGTTAACTCCTTTGTCAAGATATGTTATTTCATTTTTGATATAAGAGAAGTTCCCATTTACAGAAAGGTTTAATCCTCCAATTCTTTTACGATAACCCAATTCGATATCGTACCCTCTGTTTTCCATACTGGCCAAGTTAGCATAAGTATCTCCTGTAGAACCTACGTAACCAGGGTTTGGAACCGGCATGATAATACCAACTGTTTCTTTTTTGAAAAGGTCAAGTGATAAGCTGAAATCGTTAAATAAAGTTGCTTCAAAACCAATATTTCCTTGTCGTGTTTCCTCCCATTTTAAGTCAGGGTTAGGAATCGCATTCGGGCTTTGTCCAGGAATTGGAGTACCGCCAATAGTATAGTTTCTGCGAATTCCAATTGTTGATATGTATAAGAAATCAGGAGAAGAATCGTTACCGGTTACCCCGTAACCTCCTCTGATTTTTAATGTATTTACTACATTGTTTTCTTTCCAGAATCCTTCTTTAGAAGGCACCCATCCTAACGATGCAGAAGGGAAAGTTCCGTATTTGTGGTTTGGTCCAAAACGTGTAGAACCATCACGACGAATAATACCGGTAAAGATGTATTTTTCTTTGTAATCGTAGTTTAATCTTCCGAAGATAGACTCAACTCTGTGCTCATAAGCCTGAGAATTGTAAGCATTTGCAATTTTATCTGAAATAGGAATTTCAACATTGAATGAAGCTTCTGCGTGAGTAGTTGCAGGAACTCCCTGATACGTAACATCATTTCCGGATGTAATGTTGTCTACATAAGTACCAAGCCCTACTAAAGCACTAAAATTATGATCTCCAATTTTTCTGGCATAATTTAAAGTGTTTTCAAAGTTCCAGCTGAATGATTTTTTGTATGATCTGAATAATTCATTTTTATCTCTTTTTGTCGCTCCGTTTAAGAAGAAAACCGGAGTAAAATTATCAGAACCATAGTATGCTAATTTACCTCCCGCTGCCGATTTAAATTTTAAACCCGGTAAAAGTTCTGCTTCAAAGAAAATGTTTCCTACGAAATTATCTGCAAAATCATTATTTCCTAATCTTGTCTGCGTATAGGCTAATGGATTTGTATTTTCCTGCGTTACAATAGTCGAGATTCCATAGTAATTTCCGTTTGCATCTTTAAGAGCATTTGGATTATTAGTATAAATAGGCTGATTTGGATTTGTCTCTATAATTGGAGTCAAAGGATCTAAGTTGATTGCAGAAGATAATGGGCCTCCAAATTCATCATTTGTGTTCCCGATACCCAGCGTTTTCTCATTGGAATATCCTAAAGTCTGGCCAATTTTAATATATTTTCCAATTTTATGAGAAGAGTTTAAACGGATGTTTTTTCTGGTGTAATTTGAAATATCTGTTGTAATAATCCCTTCCTGATCAATTAAACCGAAAGACATGTAAAATGTAGAAACATCGTTACCGCCGCTGAAACTCAATTCGTGAGAATAACGGTTGGCATGGTCGTTAAAAATAGCATCCTGCCAGTTAGTACCTTTACCGTAGTTCGCTGCTGTAGAATATGGAGCCGCTTTTCCACCATTGGTGTAAGCCTCATTCATAATCGTTACATACTGATCTGCATTTAACAGATTTAGTTTTTTAGCTGCCTGAGAAACTCCTGAAAAACCAGTATAGTTTACTGTAATTTTACCAGCTTTTCCTTTTTTAGTCGTTACAAGGATAACCCCTCCTGCTGCACG
This portion of the Flavobacterium gelatinilyticum genome encodes:
- a CDS encoding glycoside hydrolase family 30 protein, with amino-acid sequence MKKMKFIITTCLCFSLSVFSQNTHKKQVQKFTTANKKITVYTTAANTNLKLTATDNLSFTASTQPVETEISVFVEPSKKFQTFIGIGGAVTDASAEIFAKLSKEKQTEFLNAYYDTQKGIGYSLLRTTIQSSDFSSGSYSYIEEGDKDLKTFSIDHDRKYRIPLIKEAIKTAGGKLLTYATPWSPNAFMKSNKSVLKGGKLLPEFYQPWANFYAKFIKAYNKEGIPIWGTSVQNEPMATQTWESCLYTAEEERDYIKNYLGPTLKKEGLGDVKIIAWDHNRDLMVQRANVIFSDPEASKYVWGLGFHWYETWTGAQPMFENVARVHEAYPDKKLMFTEGCVERFDAAKYQFWPNAERYGTSMINDFNNGTVAWTDWNILLDQFGGPNHVGNFCFAPLHADTTTGELIYTPSYYYIGHFSKFIRPNAVRVSSSVSRSYLLSTSFLNTNGKMATIVMNHTDNEITYNFIIASEKTVVKIPAHAIQTLVY
- a CDS encoding SusC/RagA family TonB-linked outer membrane protein translates to MKLTKLLIFCFSSLFSVIAMAQDITVNGTINDESGMPVPGATILVKGTTKATASDFDGKFQIGVPSNGTLTISFVGYVTIQEAVNGRNKINITLLPESQNLNEVVVVGYGVQKKSVVTGAISSVKGKDLENLPVTRIEQSLQGRVSGVSIAANAGQPGSASTIRIRGFTTLNNNDPLWVVDGVIIDNGGIGYLNQSDIESIEVLKDGASGAIYGSRAAGGVILVTTKKGKAGKITVNYTGFSGVSQAAKKLNLLNADQYVTIMNEAYTNGGKAAPYSTAANYGKGTNWQDAIFNDHANRYSHELSFSGGNDVSTFYMSFGLIDQEGIITTDISNYTRKNIRLNSSHKIGKYIKIGQTLGYSNEKTLGIGNTNDEFGGPLSSAINLDPLTPIIETNPNQPIYTNNPNALKDANGNYYGISTIVTQENTNPLAYTQTRLGNNDFADNFVGNIFFEAELLPGLKFKSAAGGKLAYYGSDNFTPVFFLNGATKRDKNELFRSYKKSFSWNFENTLNYARKIGDHNFSALVGLGTYVDNITSGNDVTYQGVPATTHAEASFNVEIPISDKIANAYNSQAYEHRVESIFGRLNYDYKEKYIFTGIIRRDGSTRFGPNHKYGTFPSASLGWVPSKEGFWKENNVVNTLKIRGGYGVTGNDSSPDFLYISTIGIRRNYTIGGTPIPGQSPNAIPNPDLKWEETRQGNIGFEATLFNDFSLSLDLFKKETVGIIMPVPNPGYVGSTGDTYANLASMENRGYDIELGYRKRIGGLNLSVNGNFSYIKNEITYLDKGVNFLAGDETVQSSSYEINRTQVGQAYNSFYGFKTNGVFQSVEEVNAYKNASGGLIQPNAKPGDFRWQDLNGDGQIGGEDRAFLGTSLPKFTYGFTLNLDYKGIDLLVFGQGAGGNMIYQGLRRLDIINANYQTDVLGRWTGPGSTNSYPRVTTDDANKNFSNPSDFNLEKGDFFRFKTIQLGYSLPTDLISKISLTKVRLYVTGENLFTITKYSGFDPEIGGPTAANMDNVQGVDRGYYPQAKSYMLGVNLQF
- a CDS encoding glycoside hydrolase family 30 protein, with product MISTKSILLTSALILQLSGPPSKNTTVESIAAVSNKKLEVYTTAENSNLRLSLSNDLISNKSAANATVFIEINPDKTFQTFLGIGGAITDASAEVFAKLPADKQQEFLTAYYDKNKGIGYSLARTTIHSCDFSSESYTYVREGDKELKTFSIDHDRKYRIPLLKKAIENAGGKLTLFVSPWSPPAFMKDNNDILNGGILLPEFAQSWADYYAKFIKEYEKEGIPIWGLTIQNEPMAKQRWESCIYTPEAERDFLKNFLGPTLEKDGLGSKKIIIWDHNRGDMLEKRAQLVFSDPEVSKYAWGIGFHWYETWNGGTPKFESVAKVHETFPNKNLIFTEGCIEKFDASKYQFWVNAERYGLNMINDFNNGTVGWTDWNILLDQKGGPNHVGNFCFAPIHADTNSGQLIYTPMYYYIGHFSKFIRPDAKRINETVSNKKLLSTSFKNPDGKTATIIMNQEDKGIVYAITINSQKYTITIPAHAMQTLVY
- a CDS encoding RagB/SusD family nutrient uptake outer membrane protein, with the protein product MKLISFKHSLIACGVLLTLGACDTDEKLEVKGDGVVLEQDFYRNETEAYSGLVAAYDKLGKFAGAMENAPLLFLNSASDDFYAGGGNSGDQPGLQVASNYTVSQFNIPPAIWADYYKGVARCNVMIQKLPEIPMDATKKARFMAEVKALRAYYYFDLVRIFKKIPLILTPLTKDEIPLVVQVAPEAVYAQMEKDLREAINDLPVTIPSNESGRFSQGAAIALLGKIYLYDNKKSEAAAELAKVNGPTPGGTSSYGYKLLGSFADLWNHSNKFNTESIFEITYSDKSNADWGNFERGDDEGNVAAQLMGMRDYSRTDAGKAAGLPDYINGWGFIVVTTDLANALKTDPRFASTIFDANAAKAAKQITFTDSYNETGYHFIKYAAVNADIKATNPFLNFGINTYVIRLADTYLLEAEALGGTGARAQALLDAVRARVGLGSVPVSLDAIYAERRLELAGEGHRWFDLVRTGQAGAKLAFKGFTVGKNEAFPIPYSEFNNTKMVQNDQYDN